The Methanobrevibacter sp. DNA segment GAATCAGGGAATCCTATAGAGGCTCCAGCTATTGCATTGACCTCATTCCAAAGACACGTCTTGAACTGATTGTGAATGATGAGGATCTGGAACGCATCCTTGATGTGATTGTGGAAAGCGCACGTACAGGGGAAGTCGGAGACGGAAAGATATTCGTTTCAGATGTTCAGGAAGTTATCAGGATCAGAACTGGGGAAAGAGGTATGGATGCTGTCTAACAAGCTTTTCCAGGCCTTCGGCCTGCAAAACCTTGACCAAAACTTTTTCCCAGCTTTTACTCGCCTTCGGCTCGTAAAACCTGGACCAAAACTCTTTTCACTAGTTGGGAATAATTCCAACTGGTTTTTCTTTTCCTTTCCTTCTTTTAATTATTTTTTTACTTTTTTTATTCTATTTCTATTCAATTATTTCATTTTTTTATTAAATTTAAATACTATTTTTTA contains these protein-coding regions:
- a CDS encoding P-II family nitrogen regulator, which translates into the protein MKRIIAVIREEKFESVKKALLDAGCEGMNVFEVKGRGRQMGIRESYRGSSYCIDLIPKTRLELIVNDEDLERILDVIVESARTGEVGDGKIFVSDVQEVIRIRTGERGMDAV